A single genomic interval of Pseudobacteroides sp. harbors:
- a CDS encoding serine/threonine-protein kinase translates to MEYEWLQEGVILKERYKIKKELHVSDLSIVYLCEDITCGLECIVKEYYPKGKVLRDMDGRTLVYRMPSYKKVYDEAVEGFLNEGTILKKFNHKNIIRCIDEFKENDTGYIVLEYCEGKTLNKHMKDEKVISIPNLFKELFIPLIDAVDHVHKKGIIHRDIKPANIIINKDRGPVLIDFGSAVNYKDKKAKKIFFTPGYSPLEFYSKDSKQGRFSDIYSVAATIYYYLSGITPPSSQDRRIRDDIEELKDCNYEISRSYSRTIMKNLSLNYRKRFSSIKPLKAFTYVEFYRQKRKHKYSGDSTHQLKG, encoded by the coding sequence ATGGAGTATGAATGGCTTCAAGAAGGAGTTATACTTAAGGAACGTTACAAAATCAAAAAAGAACTGCATGTCAGCGATTTGTCCATAGTATACTTGTGTGAGGATATAACATGCGGTTTGGAATGCATAGTAAAGGAATATTATCCGAAGGGCAAAGTTTTAAGAGACATGGATGGGAGGACTTTGGTCTACAGGATGCCGTCATATAAAAAGGTATATGACGAGGCGGTGGAGGGCTTTTTAAATGAGGGGACAATTCTAAAAAAGTTTAATCATAAGAATATAATACGATGTATTGATGAGTTTAAGGAAAACGATACAGGTTACATTGTTTTGGAGTATTGTGAAGGAAAAACTCTTAACAAACATATGAAGGATGAAAAGGTGATATCTATTCCAAATCTGTTTAAAGAACTGTTTATACCTTTGATAGATGCAGTTGATCATGTTCATAAAAAGGGTATAATACACAGAGATATTAAGCCGGCCAATATAATTATAAATAAAGACAGAGGGCCTGTATTAATAGACTTTGGTTCAGCAGTAAACTATAAAGATAAAAAAGCAAAGAAAATATTCTTTACTCCAGGTTATTCACCATTGGAGTTTTATTCCAAGGACTCAAAGCAAGGTAGATTCTCGGATATTTACAGCGTTGCTGCTACCATATATTACTATTTAAGCGGAATAACACCGCCAAGCTCGCAGGACAGGCGTATTAGAGATGATATTGAGGAACTTAAGGATTGCAATTATGAGATATCTAGGAGCTATTCACGGACAATTATGAAGAATCTTTCTCTCAATTACAGGAAGAGATTTTCGTCAATCAAGCCCTTAAAGGCGTTTACTTACGTAGAATTTTATAGGCAAAAACGAAAACATAAATATTCTGGTGACAGCACACATCAGTTAAAGGGTTGA
- a CDS encoding sugar-binding protein, whose product MILKKGFVKYLCFILSSILIVSMMSTVNLWAVTENTKAVIAHDTSSSTKVPVDENGLDSQKRMVSYFGSPIIDGDIDDVWNNAQEVKPQCIIGNVYASATFKSLWDDNALYVLAEVKDEYLSVQSSNLYMQDSAEIFLDEKNDKTVDYNVDDLHFRVNYENSPSSDIGDIERFYTGTKKTDDGYLIEARIALKDKPSNGKVLGLDLQINDGLGPNRVGTINVFDSTGNGWRDTSVFGAVLLTGKADGAVSGVNPYNLMNLINSAKKIDFTRYTNESVVTDAIKKAEEVVAKENVTQKEIDDELEALKTAIGKLILTEEAANEKEFKLVPDEYRADNEQQGTIEKLEYSVTNAVYSEIKDTKYLNVYLPYGYNTSDKNKKYNVLYLMHGGGENENLVFGGPGERKELMKILDNMIAKGDIEPLIVVTPSFYGGKNDVAYFYQELTDTVISLVETKYNTYLPSASLQGIKASRDHRAFGGFSMGSVCTWYTFINCIDYIKYFMPLSGDCWALGQKAGDSDAQKTAEYLNSIPKNAGYTAPKDFKVFCATGKMDPAYNNMKPQIDALKQLKDSFIYSSDTTKGNFYFIVSENGTHNWSFINQYIYDILPDVFKDEKLAPVPTSTIVPTSTPTTSTNSGGSQVNNQTSTSTPTATPTATATPTPGTKTEENKPKPAVGFNDILNHWAKDFINDLIAKNILSGYEDGTIRPDKNISRAELTVTVLKAMGLKPSEKPALDFADKNSIPSWAAGYIALAKEKGIILGFDDKTFKPDKNCSRQEAVTIIMKAFNLGESNNKLKFIDAKDISDWAYKFVAKSTESQIVNGYEDNTFKPGKSITRAEIFTVLSKCLKNKTI is encoded by the coding sequence ATGATTTTGAAAAAAGGTTTTGTTAAGTATTTGTGTTTTATTCTATCAAGCATCCTGATTGTGAGCATGATGTCCACTGTCAATCTATGGGCAGTTACAGAAAATACTAAGGCTGTCATTGCTCATGATACTTCGTCATCAACAAAAGTGCCTGTGGATGAGAATGGTCTTGATTCACAGAAAAGAATGGTTTCTTACTTCGGATCACCTATTATTGACGGTGATATAGATGATGTTTGGAATAATGCACAAGAGGTTAAACCACAATGCATAATAGGCAATGTTTATGCTTCAGCCACTTTTAAATCCTTATGGGATGACAATGCTTTGTATGTCCTTGCAGAAGTAAAGGACGAATATTTGTCTGTACAATCCTCTAATCTATATATGCAAGATTCAGCAGAAATCTTTTTAGATGAGAAAAATGACAAAACTGTAGACTATAATGTTGATGATTTGCATTTTAGAGTAAATTATGAAAATTCCCCTTCCTCTGATATCGGTGATATAGAACGGTTTTACACTGGCACTAAAAAAACTGATGATGGCTATTTGATTGAAGCAAGAATTGCATTGAAGGACAAGCCTTCAAATGGAAAAGTTCTTGGATTGGATTTACAGATTAATGATGGACTAGGTCCAAACAGAGTCGGTACCATTAATGTTTTTGATTCTACAGGCAATGGTTGGAGAGACACCAGTGTATTTGGAGCAGTCTTGCTTACCGGAAAGGCAGATGGTGCAGTCAGTGGAGTGAATCCTTATAACCTTATGAATCTTATTAATAGTGCGAAAAAAATTGATTTTACACGTTATACAAATGAAAGTGTAGTAACAGATGCAATAAAAAAAGCAGAAGAAGTTGTTGCAAAAGAAAATGTCACTCAGAAGGAAATTGATGATGAATTAGAAGCCTTAAAGACAGCTATTGGTAAGCTAATTCTGACAGAAGAAGCAGCTAACGAAAAAGAATTTAAGTTGGTTCCTGATGAATATAGAGCAGATAATGAACAGCAAGGAACTATTGAAAAATTAGAGTATAGCGTAACTAATGCAGTTTATTCAGAAATAAAGGACACTAAATATCTAAATGTATACCTCCCTTACGGATATAACACATCTGATAAGAATAAAAAGTATAACGTTTTATACCTTATGCACGGTGGCGGAGAAAATGAGAATTTAGTATTCGGTGGACCTGGTGAGAGAAAAGAACTGATGAAAATCCTTGATAATATGATTGCAAAGGGAGATATTGAGCCACTTATAGTTGTAACACCTTCATTTTATGGTGGTAAAAATGATGTGGCATATTTTTATCAGGAATTGACCGATACAGTTATTTCCTTGGTTGAAACAAAATATAATACCTATTTACCATCAGCAAGTTTGCAGGGTATTAAGGCTTCAAGAGATCATCGAGCTTTTGGCGGATTCTCAATGGGTTCGGTATGTACATGGTACACGTTTATTAACTGTATTGACTATATCAAATATTTTATGCCGTTAAGCGGTGACTGTTGGGCACTGGGTCAGAAAGCTGGAGATAGTGACGCTCAGAAAACAGCAGAGTATCTGAATAGCATTCCTAAAAATGCTGGTTATACTGCACCTAAAGATTTTAAGGTGTTCTGTGCTACAGGTAAAATGGATCCTGCATATAATAACATGAAACCTCAGATAGATGCTTTAAAACAATTAAAGGATAGTTTCATATATTCGTCAGATACAACAAAAGGTAATTTCTATTTTATTGTAAGCGAAAATGGCACACATAATTGGAGTTTTATAAATCAGTACATCTATGACATATTACCTGATGTATTTAAAGATGAAAAATTAGCTCCTGTTCCAACTAGTACTATTGTTCCAACCAGCACTCCTACAACCAGTACTAACTCAGGCGGATCACAAGTCAATAATCAAACTTCCACTTCAACTCCAACTGCTACACCAACTGCAACTGCTACACCTACACCCGGTACAAAAACAGAGGAAAATAAGCCAAAACCGGCAGTTGGTTTTAATGACATATTGAATCACTGGGCAAAAGATTTCATAAACGATTTGATAGCAAAGAATATCTTAAGCGGCTATGAGGACGGTACAATCAGACCTGATAAAAACATATCAAGGGCTGAACTTACAGTAACTGTACTTAAAGCGATGGGATTAAAGCCATCTGAAAAGCCCGCATTGGATTTTGCCGACAAAAACAGTATTCCTTCATGGGCGGCAGGCTATATAGCATTGGCTAAAGAAAAAGGCATTATATTGGGATTTGATGATAAAACATTCAAACCTGATAAGAATTGCAGCAGACAAGAAGCAGTAACCATTATCATGAAAGCATTTAATCTTGGGGAATCAAATAATAAGCTAAAGTTTATAGATGCAAAAGATATATCAGACTGGGCATACAAGTTTGTAGCAAAATCCACTGAGTCCCAAATTGTCAATGGATATGAGGACAATACATTTAAACCCGGCAAAAGCATTACCAGAGCTGAAATATTTACTGTACTATCCAAGTGTTTGAAAAATAAAACCATATAG
- a CDS encoding DEAD/DEAH box helicase translates to MDNLIFKDLNLSGEVQKAIAEMGFEEATSIQSQSIPHIMEGKDVIGQAQTGTGKTCAFGIPAIEMLDPDLDGIQVLVLCPTRELAIQSAEELKNVSKYKSKVKILPIYGGQPIERQIMALKKRPQIIIGTPGRIMDHMRRHTLKLANLKMVILDEADEMLNMGFREDIDIILEKVPEEKQTILFSATMPKEILELTSKYQKNPTHIKVSHKELTVPSIEQYYLEVSEGAKLEVLSRLIDTNNIKLSLVFCNTKKRVDELAVNLQSRGYAAEALHGDMRQEQRDKVMNRFRKGRFDICIATDVAARGIDVDDVDAVFNYDIPNDEEYYVHRIGRTGRAGRSGKAFTFVTGREIYKLRDIQRYTKSSITLMKPPTYSDVEENKMNSMIESIKNAILDGQYDKYIGYVEKIVDTLNDQNTEENFITSHDVAAALLKLYTSQTGKHILPVKEIDEDPPEIDGEMVRLFINIGRANKIQPRNIVEGIASSTSLPGKLIGAIEIFDNYTFVEVPREYSSEVLDSMKNYKMKGKKINIEKSHAKKKSKLSRPRKE, encoded by the coding sequence GTGGATAATTTAATTTTTAAAGATTTAAATCTTTCTGGGGAGGTACAGAAAGCTATAGCAGAAATGGGATTTGAGGAAGCCACCTCAATACAATCTCAATCCATACCTCATATAATGGAAGGAAAAGACGTAATAGGTCAAGCTCAGACCGGAACAGGCAAAACATGTGCCTTCGGTATTCCTGCAATTGAAATGCTGGATCCTGACCTTGATGGAATTCAGGTTCTTGTGCTTTGCCCTACAAGAGAACTTGCGATACAATCGGCAGAAGAGCTTAAAAATGTATCCAAATACAAAAGCAAGGTTAAAATACTGCCTATATATGGAGGACAGCCCATTGAGCGTCAGATAATGGCTTTAAAAAAACGTCCCCAGATAATAATCGGAACCCCAGGGCGTATTATGGACCACATGAGAAGGCATACCCTAAAGCTTGCCAATTTGAAAATGGTTATATTGGACGAAGCTGATGAAATGCTTAATATGGGCTTTAGAGAAGATATTGATATAATATTGGAAAAGGTTCCGGAAGAAAAACAAACTATTTTATTCTCTGCCACAATGCCAAAGGAAATATTGGAGCTTACATCCAAATACCAGAAAAATCCCACGCACATAAAGGTTTCCCACAAGGAGCTTACAGTTCCAAGCATTGAGCAGTATTATCTTGAAGTAAGTGAAGGGGCCAAGCTTGAGGTTCTTTCAAGGCTTATAGATACAAATAACATAAAGCTTTCACTTGTTTTTTGTAACACTAAAAAAAGAGTTGATGAGCTTGCTGTCAACCTGCAGTCCCGAGGTTATGCTGCTGAAGCCCTTCACGGTGACATGCGACAGGAACAGAGAGACAAGGTAATGAACAGGTTCAGAAAAGGCCGATTTGATATTTGTATTGCCACCGATGTTGCCGCTCGAGGAATAGATGTGGATGATGTGGATGCTGTTTTTAACTACGACATTCCAAATGACGAAGAGTATTATGTTCACAGAATAGGAAGAACAGGCCGTGCAGGCAGATCAGGAAAGGCCTTCACATTTGTCACAGGTCGTGAAATTTATAAACTTCGGGATATTCAAAGATATACCAAGTCATCTATCACTCTTATGAAACCTCCGACTTACTCGGATGTAGAAGAGAATAAGATGAACAGCATGATTGAGTCAATTAAAAATGCCATTCTCGATGGACAGTATGATAAATATATAGGCTATGTTGAAAAAATTGTGGATACATTAAACGATCAAAACACTGAAGAAAATTTTATTACATCCCATGATGTGGCTGCAGCATTGCTAAAACTGTATACATCGCAGACTGGAAAACACATACTACCTGTCAAGGAGATTGATGAAGACCCTCCTGAGATAGATGGAGAGATGGTCAGGCTATTTATCAATATAGGCAGAGCCAACAAGATACAGCCTAGAAATATCGTTGAGGGTATAGCTTCCTCAACAAGTTTACCAGGTAAACTTATCGGTGCTATAGAAATCTTTGATAACTATACTTTTGTTGAAGTACCTAGAGAGTATTCTTCGGAAGTCCTTGATTCAATGAAGAACTACAAAATGAAGGGCAAAAAGATCAATATAGAAAAATCGCATGCAAAAAAGAAATCAAAATTAAGCAGACCGCGAAAAGAATAA
- a CDS encoding molecular chaperone: MEMTTYQLRNICYDERLITGIADNLDRERLISTILKYRSAEESLLIKEYREIGFEKINKIIKTYLVTPLQDKEKIKIPAKITLYNDMGLKKEDMYRIEIENDIEESNVLLINENNNLCGIFNLVKDPTKENIYFLVVENNLKIEKINSRNYSFLFFKKDDSEYLYKVYYSDKPLPTPNLQYYKIPVIDLEFKELEETDTVLAIDFGTSNTTAGAFLSSSYVSSPCYNDILNERIKLNEINVVKFLDVTKKDEKWVEIIPTLVYVADCLDSQNVKYIYGYEAKNILRRFDYTGKASFFQGIKRWVNNYHKMEEIYDDRGRTALVSRGDIIRSYIKHIIQTAEHQFKCKFKNIHISSPVKLKQQFLEMFQEIVPEYRLEIEDALDEGIAVLYNTIADQIDKNKCIDGDEYNALIIDCGGGTTDLSSCSFRIEEGYISYKIDINTTYENGDTNFGGNNITYRILQFMKILFAQYYKNKNEVFDIDHLIDLPSGDIFRYVDEYGVSMVYERFEQFYNEAEKVIPTKFKEYENKLGEDYQRVKNNFYFLWEIADNMKKEFFQKTNILRNKFNCTDIDGQESDLHITTLNKWCISIIDKGTFKTVYDVPDIVFNIKEINKLIKGDIYEIVRKFLDTFYQNRKLQDYSIIKLTGQSCRIDIFKEALKEFVPGRSIEFKQRKEEDESIPDLKLSCLRGVLRYLNSKKIGDIEAVIRNNVPVIPYSVSALTFNKQEKLLICSLDKVTQARGYISRPIGVLEIEFSLKSHEGALRQKYIYKNDFNDYRRILPEEVTQEYHGKIMQEDTDTIHNGEVRFFLYAHDRNWGFHVVPIARKEDHLYIGKKKFFAFEDDLSELDFFDGLK, encoded by the coding sequence ATGGAGATGACCACCTACCAGCTTCGTAACATCTGTTACGACGAGAGACTTATCACAGGTATTGCTGATAACCTTGATAGGGAAAGACTCATATCTACCATATTAAAATACAGAAGTGCCGAGGAAAGCCTCCTTATCAAAGAATATAGGGAAATCGGCTTTGAAAAGATCAATAAAATAATCAAGACATACTTGGTTACTCCCCTTCAGGATAAGGAAAAGATCAAGATACCTGCTAAAATAACTCTATATAATGATATGGGTCTAAAAAAAGAAGATATGTACAGGATTGAGATTGAAAACGATATTGAGGAATCCAATGTACTTCTCATTAATGAAAATAACAATCTTTGCGGAATTTTTAATCTTGTAAAGGATCCTACAAAAGAAAATATTTACTTTCTTGTTGTAGAGAACAATCTCAAGATTGAGAAAATAAATAGCAGAAATTATAGCTTTCTATTCTTCAAAAAAGATGATTCGGAGTACCTTTATAAAGTCTATTATTCAGACAAGCCTCTTCCTACGCCAAATCTCCAGTACTATAAAATTCCTGTAATAGACCTGGAGTTTAAAGAGCTTGAAGAAACCGACACAGTTCTTGCAATTGACTTCGGTACCTCCAATACCACAGCAGGTGCCTTTTTGAGCAGCAGCTACGTATCTTCACCATGTTATAATGATATTTTGAATGAACGCATAAAGCTAAATGAAATTAATGTTGTAAAGTTTCTGGATGTAACGAAAAAAGACGAGAAATGGGTAGAAATCATACCTACACTGGTCTACGTAGCGGACTGTTTGGATTCTCAGAATGTTAAATACATATATGGATATGAAGCAAAAAACATTCTAAGAAGGTTTGATTATACCGGCAAAGCCAGTTTTTTTCAGGGCATTAAAAGATGGGTCAACAATTATCATAAAATGGAAGAAATATACGATGATAGGGGACGCACTGCATTAGTAAGCAGGGGCGATATAATAAGGTCCTATATTAAACATATTATTCAGACTGCCGAGCATCAGTTTAAATGCAAATTCAAAAACATACATATATCCAGCCCTGTAAAGCTCAAACAGCAGTTCTTAGAAATGTTCCAGGAAATTGTCCCTGAGTACAGGCTTGAAATCGAAGATGCCCTTGATGAAGGTATTGCAGTTTTATATAATACAATTGCCGACCAGATTGATAAGAACAAGTGTATTGACGGAGATGAATACAATGCACTGATAATAGACTGCGGAGGCGGAACTACCGACCTGTCCTCCTGTTCTTTCAGGATTGAGGAAGGCTATATTTCCTATAAAATTGATATTAACACAACCTATGAAAATGGTGACACCAATTTCGGAGGTAACAATATAACATACAGAATACTGCAGTTTATGAAAATTCTTTTTGCACAATATTACAAAAATAAAAATGAGGTTTTTGACATTGACCATCTCATCGACCTTCCAAGTGGTGATATATTTAGATACGTTGACGAATATGGTGTTTCCATGGTATATGAGAGGTTTGAGCAATTCTACAATGAGGCAGAAAAAGTAATTCCTACAAAATTTAAAGAATACGAAAACAAATTAGGTGAAGATTATCAGCGTGTCAAAAACAATTTCTACTTCCTCTGGGAAATCGCTGATAATATGAAAAAGGAATTCTTCCAAAAAACCAACATACTCAGAAACAAGTTTAATTGTACCGATATAGACGGCCAGGAAAGCGACCTACATATCACCACCCTTAATAAATGGTGTATTTCAATAATAGATAAAGGTACTTTCAAGACGGTATATGATGTTCCTGATATTGTATTTAATATAAAAGAAATCAACAAGCTTATAAAAGGCGATATATACGAAATTGTAAGAAAGTTTTTGGATACCTTTTACCAGAACAGAAAACTGCAGGACTATTCCATAATAAAACTTACAGGACAATCTTGTAGAATAGATATTTTTAAAGAAGCATTAAAGGAATTTGTGCCGGGTAGGAGCATAGAGTTCAAGCAAAGGAAGGAAGAAGACGAGAGCATTCCTGACCTTAAGCTATCCTGCTTAAGAGGAGTTTTACGTTATCTCAATTCCAAGAAGATCGGAGATATTGAGGCTGTCATAAGGAATAATGTTCCTGTTATACCTTACTCTGTTAGTGCTCTCACCTTCAATAAGCAGGAGAAATTGCTCATATGCAGCTTAGACAAGGTAACTCAGGCAAGAGGCTATATATCAAGGCCAATTGGAGTATTGGAAATAGAGTTTTCATTAAAGAGCCATGAAGGTGCTTTAAGGCAAAAGTATATATATAAGAACGATTTTAACGACTATAGACGAATCCTGCCTGAAGAAGTAACACAGGAGTACCATGGAAAAATAATGCAAGAAGACACAGATACAATACACAACGGTGAGGTTCGGTTCTTCCTATATGCTCACGATAGAAACTGGGGATTCCATGTAGTACCGATTGCCAGAAAGGAAGATCATCTCTATATCGGCAAAAAGAAGTTCTTTGCCTTTGAAGATGATTTATCCGAACTTGATTTCTTTGACGGTTTAAAATAG
- a CDS encoding alpha/beta hydrolase-fold protein, with amino-acid sequence MIKKALCVFFSSVVVVTCINFSAITVSADAPSGFDQVKNVPHGTITTQTYYSTTTKTNRKVNVYTPPGYSTSKKYNVLYLLHGIGGDHDEWKNGGNPQNILDNLYAENKLADMIVVMPNGRAMADDRSVGDIYASDKVAAFDNFQYDLKDNLIPYIESQYPVLTNRENRAIGGLSMGGGQSLNFGFKYMDLFAYIGAFSPAPNTNSPTVLVPDAEKVKKNMRVIYISCGLQDSLINNAKGVHDHLDKNGVAHTYFTRAGGHDFVMWKESLYQYSQLIFKGLASPTPTNTPTNTPTNTPVPTPTKKISYDLTDDGYINMADVIVLATKFNSVKGDLVYSEICDFDKNGAINMADVIILARLFNSVV; translated from the coding sequence ATGATTAAAAAGGCTTTGTGTGTATTTTTTAGCAGTGTAGTGGTTGTTACATGCATAAATTTTTCAGCTATTACTGTATCAGCAGATGCACCGTCGGGATTTGACCAAGTAAAAAACGTTCCACATGGAACAATAACAACACAGACGTATTATTCGACTACAACAAAAACTAACCGAAAAGTAAACGTTTATACTCCGCCCGGGTATTCAACCAGCAAAAAGTACAATGTGCTCTACCTATTGCATGGTATTGGTGGCGATCATGATGAATGGAAAAACGGAGGTAATCCTCAAAATATTCTTGACAATTTATATGCAGAAAATAAATTGGCCGATATGATAGTAGTTATGCCAAATGGCCGTGCAATGGCTGATGACAGGTCAGTTGGAGATATTTATGCTTCTGATAAGGTAGCAGCTTTTGATAATTTTCAATATGATTTGAAAGATAATTTGATTCCTTACATAGAGTCACAGTATCCTGTACTTACTAATCGCGAAAATAGAGCTATTGGCGGTTTATCAATGGGTGGAGGACAGTCATTGAATTTCGGTTTTAAATACATGGATTTATTTGCGTATATTGGTGCATTTTCACCAGCACCAAATACTAATTCTCCAACTGTACTTGTACCTGATGCAGAAAAGGTTAAGAAAAATATGAGAGTTATTTATATTTCCTGTGGTTTACAAGATAGTCTTATAAACAATGCTAAGGGAGTTCATGATCATTTGGATAAAAATGGTGTTGCACATACATATTTTACAAGAGCAGGTGGGCATGATTTTGTTATGTGGAAGGAAAGCTTATATCAGTATTCACAGCTAATATTTAAAGGTTTGGCTTCTCCAACACCAACAAATACTCCAACAAACACACCGACAAATACACCTGTACCAACTCCTACAAAGAAGATTAGTTATGATTTAACCGATGATGGTTATATAAATATGGCTGATGTAATAGTTCTTGCTACTAAATTTAATTCAGTAAAAGGTGATTTAGTTTATAGCGAGATATGTGACTTTGATAAAAACGGTGCTATTAACATGGCAGATGTTATTATTCTTGCTCGTTTGTTTAATTCAGTTGTATAA
- a CDS encoding XRE family transcriptional regulator: MSRLGNEISRLRKEVGMTHKQLAKIVGVSEAYIIDVESGKKILSEELVNKISKALRKEISKVDLYDDEKYNKPEPDPKVVRIVEKPVQDVWNDALAGVLAAVPVYNYKMDKAMDTKKMPIISNKVEGYPKDKVFYLSIEDDDMAGFRIGKGDVSLCHSTHEFEKDGIYFVEINGRRVVRQIKSIDASKFLVVSNRGSLVTTTLFKKDVKVLAKLIKLEIVL, from the coding sequence ATGAGTAGACTAGGTAATGAAATCAGCAGGCTGAGAAAGGAAGTCGGTATGACACACAAGCAGCTTGCAAAAATTGTTGGCGTGTCGGAAGCCTATATCATTGATGTTGAATCAGGCAAAAAAATATTGAGTGAGGAACTGGTAAATAAAATATCAAAGGCATTGAGGAAAGAAATAAGCAAGGTTGACTTATACGATGATGAAAAATATAACAAGCCTGAACCTGATCCTAAAGTAGTCAGGATAGTTGAAAAGCCTGTGCAGGATGTTTGGAACGATGCATTGGCAGGAGTTTTAGCAGCGGTTCCGGTATACAATTATAAGATGGACAAGGCTATGGATACTAAGAAGATGCCCATAATTTCCAATAAGGTTGAAGGCTATCCCAAGGATAAGGTGTTTTATTTGTCCATAGAGGATGATGACATGGCAGGTTTTAGGATAGGTAAGGGCGATGTTTCATTGTGTCACAGCACTCATGAATTTGAAAAAGACGGAATCTATTTTGTTGAGATAAATGGGAGAAGGGTTGTAAGGCAAATTAAATCTATAGACGCTTCAAAGTTTCTTGTTGTAAGCAATAGGGGAAGCCTTGTAACGACTACTCTGTTTAAGAAGGACGTTAAGGTGCTGGCGAAGCTCATAAAGCTCGAGATTGTGCTTTGA